The following nucleotide sequence is from Oreochromis niloticus isolate F11D_XX linkage group LG9, O_niloticus_UMD_NMBU, whole genome shotgun sequence.
tccttcatccacctgctggcctccaccacttgctaatgttattgaatctgtggaagctccgcgatatccaccacacgaagtaacgagtaacgagcctatctaaatcccagtaacgagtaacgcgttcctggttttggcataataactagttaccgtgctcgttaccacaataataacgtagttactgtaacgcgttacttaataacgcgttagtcccaacactgctgatCTCCATCTGTTTCTTGACTGTATTATCAGTGCACAAActgtgtttgttgtgaaatcACAGATTCTCCTTGGAGGCCCAATATTACAATCCCAGGTGATCTGAAGGAGAAGGAGTCTGTCACTATaacctgctcagctctcactccCTGTCCACACTCCCCTCCTCAACTCACCTGGAATCTCCAACAAGACTCTCACAACAAAATAGAGGAAAACACAGATGGAAGCTTTACAACTAAAATCCAGCAGACCATCACTCTGTCagacacacatgatggaaagaagatcagctgctctgccagaTATCCTGTGAACCAAGGAAAAGACACcaagacagcagagacagaagagACTCTCAGTGTTTCATGTAAGACAATCAGAGTTTGTTGTTGAACTGAATCCAACAGGACAACATGATTTATGGGATAtgtctttcttatttttttctccagatGCTCCTAAAGACACTTCAGCATCCATCAGTCCATCAGGTTTGGTGTCAGCAGGCAGCTGGGTGAAGCTGACCTGCTCCAGCAGAGCCAAACCTCCAGTCAGCAGCTTCACCTGGTTCAAGAAGAGCAGAGATGGAGCTGTGAAAGTATCTGAAGGAGAGATTTACAGCTTCAATGTAACAGATGGAggagtttattactgtgtggCCACTAATGATCTGGGTAATCAGGCATCAGCAGAGATTCTTGTGACTGTTGGAGGTAAAGGTAAAGGCTACTGATGTGTTATATtcacatattttctttttttgtgtccaTGAAAACTAATGTTGATGCATTTGATTATTCAAGtgataatcaaatgcattttgtATCAATATGTCAACATTAAAATTGTAAATCAATGTGGGAAAGTAACATTAAAAGTGCTGAAAAAGagacacaataaaaatacaagcttttttcaaacacaacagagCCACTTtcagcctttaaaaaaaaaaatacaaataaaaaaacacaactggTCACACAATAAGAGTAGGTGAAAATGTTAAATCATAAAGTCACACTACTCCTCAATAAGCAGAAGTAAACAACCTTAACAACACAGTAAAGACAGAGTAAAGACAAACTCACAGCTCCCCTCTTCCTGGCCTTAAATACTTTCTCGTCTAAATGATGACTGGGGTTAGCTGCAATTGTATCTAACGGAGGGAAGAGAAAACAGGACAGAGCCACACAAACGACATTACGGTCAGGTCACCTCAAAGGACCGCGTTAAATGTGAAATGTTCGTCTTTCTCTTAATGTTTCATTTGCTTTAAAATCTTGCTGCCTTGCAGATGAACAGTCAGGAAAACTGTTTGGTGTCTGCATTGTAGTGAAGACTCTGGGAATCACAATGCTTGTGGCCACACTGGTTTTATTTGAGTGGTGAGTCAGCTGCTTctgttatggtcatttataacTATTTACAGGCTGTCTGGTCTATTACGTAGATCTTTATTATTCATaactacaaaaacaaatcaagaaatgttttttttttcaatttgtctttttcttcagCTGGTTTAGATCAAGACAGTTCAACAAACCAGAGACAGAAACCATCTACATGAACAAAGCTGCATCACAGTCCAAAAAGTGTCTGCAGCAGGAGGACAAAAATCTTGGACATCAGCAGTGTTAACATCTGCATGCTGACAGAAGCATCTGTATAGTACTCAAGTAATGTTAACATTTGGATGTGAACCCTACTGTTTAAGTTAACTAACATGTTTGCATGCAGGTCTATGATTGGCCTTAACATTTGCTGATAGCACATATAACATAATTATTATCCGGAGTCTGTCGGCTGTCTGCTGTTGCTGCATAACAAAAACACTGTACTTATTGTGCTGTTACTGTGTATATGatatgcagtgttggggagtaacggaatacatgtaccgccgttacgtatttagaatacaaaatatgagtaactgtattccgttacagttaccgtttaaaaaggtggtattcagaatacagttactttgttgaaataaatggattacacggcggtactttcctgtttcatattgtcgcgggtcaggactgtttgggtttgtttgacagctgtgttctgttgttccaggcggcagcgttacggttgccatggttacagggtgacgcgctctctctctgcgtgtttcctgggtgagagagcgcttttttgttgttgttgttgtgctaagctaaaaggcagaatgctacaggcatggccctaaagaatgtagcctcatgggcagtgtagtccgtgctgcagggagaatggactaccatacacgttatgtgtctgtgagcgagggagggagagaaaggaagtccgagctgtcacggagcaaaaacgggagctggaagcatgtaaatataataataaccactgcagccaagaagagtgcctgacgagcccagctgtaagtaagctattaagactcaactgtacactgtgttcgtgttttcctccggaaaaaataagttccgttggagaagcctttcaacgcctctctctgtctctggcaagcaaagttgacccagacaacaaagtaaagctagttttcggctaccagcccgacaccgtattagccagaggtccctttactacggttcggagccgtggaccttcagtatcagtaataaatcacaggaatagtacattcacgtagttgtaaacagcatgataatatattaagtaatccaaagtattcagaatacgttactgtcgttgagtaacgtaacggaatacgttacagaatacattttggggcatgtattcagtattctgtaatggaatacattttaaaagtaaccttcccaaccaGTGGCGGCTGGCCCATAGGGGGCGCTCGGGCTCCGCCCCCCCAAATGTGGAggagtaaaaatatatatttttaaaaaattcatcaATGATAGTTTTACTATGTGTGTGCCCATATACAGCCAGGcgtattttaacattttcaccAGCTGACTCATTAAAGTTCAACCAACAAAcggtgtttttcttcttctggggCGCTCGTCAAAGCGCCCTTGATATGCAGCGAAATAGCCTATCATTAAATGGTTGCCAggggaaaataataaatatttgaccTATCAGCGTCGCTGAATTAAATGGTTTGGGGGCGCTTAAAATTGCGCCCCTGCAGAAAACGCGCAAAGATTTGCTGTTCTAGAATTTTACCTCAGTCAGTAGCCTAAGTGAGCTATAAGGTCAGAGAGAGACGATGGCAGCGGTATTGTTAACGGTTGAGGCACAGCCTCCCCCAAATTCGGTTAGATCGCTTCTAACCTACCCTTTTGCCAGAAGGACAATGGCAGAAAAACTGCAAGTTAAAGAGTTGGGACCTGACAAGCCCGAAATTCAACTAACCCAGGCAACGAAGGAGAAGTCAAAAGCATACAACAGGACTTTTTGTCGGAGTTGGTTCCAGCGCAAGTCGTGGCTGACAGGCTGTGGAACAGCTAATGCACTTTTTTGTTTCCCGTGCATACTGTTCAAAAGTGACAAGTGTGATTTGACGTGGACACAATCTGGACAAACCGACTTAAAGCACCTCTCCGAACGAATCAAGAAACATGAAAGCTCACGAGTTCATATGGACAACAGTGTAAAGCTAGCTGTGCTAGGGAAAACTAGCATAGCGGCGCAGCTAGATGATGGACATCGGATTGCTTTAAGAAGGCACAACGAAGAGGTAGATAAAAACCGTCATATTTTATCTAAAATCATCGATTGTATTAAGTTTTGTGGTGCTTTTGAGCTAGCAATGCGGGGACATGATGAAAGTGATTCCTCAGACAATCCAGGGATTTTTAGAGGTTTAGTCGACTTGATGGCATCAATTGATCACGACTTGAGGCAACACCTTGAAAATGCTACTGTATTTAAAGGCACCTCGAAAACAGTCCAGAACGAGATCCTGGATTGCATGTTGGCAGTTCTGAGAGAAAGGATCGTGGAAGAAGTAAAGGCAGCGAAGTTTTTAGCCATTCAAGCTGATGAAACCACTGACATTTCTACACACTGTCAGTTAGTCATGGTGCTAAGATACATTGACCAACGAAACCGTATTCACGAGCGTTTTTTTGAATTCATCAAGCTACCCAATGCTTGTGCAGATGCAATAGCCAGTGCCTTATCGGAGAGGCTGCGCTTCATCCTCCCCCAGGGACAAGAGAGAAAGTTGATCGCCCAGGCCTACGATGGGGCCGCTGTAATGAGGGGTACCACTGGAGGAGTGCAGCGTAAGATACAGGACATTTATGCTAACGCTCACTACGTACATTGTTATGCCCATCAGTTAAACCTGGTAATGCAACAAGCAACCTCCCACATCCCTCAAATCAGTCACTTTTTTTCCGACATAGCAGGATTCGCTTCTTTTTTTACTAAATCGAGCAAGAGGACTGCAGTGCTTGACGAGGTGGTGGCGCACCGACTTCCAAGTGCATCGGCAACCCGTTGGAACTTCAACAGTCGTGCTGTGAATACAGTGTATGAACATAAAGACGATCTGGTGAGGTGTTTTCAGACCATCCGTAACAGTGAAGGATTTGATGCCCCTACAAAGAGAGATGCCGGTGGTTTCGTGAGAATGCTGGAAGACGaagctttctgttttttcctggCCTTGTTTCACAAGATAATGCCACATGTAGACATGCTGTATAACCACCTACAGAAGAGAAACATCGATTCTGTCACCATCGCAGGGATCACCCAGACATTCATCAGCCGCATGCAGGCTATCAGGTAGGcataaaagcataaatatgtAACCTAGAATAAATGTTAATTATCTATGCATAGATTCTATCAAATTCTCTGCATATATTCTGTGTTCTGTGACTTAAATGTTTAATGGAATTCAGATAATTTTGATTTATATCAGCCTTTGAAGTAATTTTATGAAAAATATTTGATTAAGTATATTTGATGAAGTATATTCCCAGTAATGATTTGATGTAGCCTATACCATAGGCTATTTCCTGAAATTATGGCCAGGGCCTTTATTTACTTGCACTGGTTTTCCCCCAGCCATTAAACCAGGTCCGGTTATTAATTAAATCCGGTAATTCCCGGTAATTAGAACACAAcctttgtttggtttgtgtttgGTTAATATATCCCTATTCAGTTTTCAGAAGCCATTAATGAAACTTATGTATTGGATCAGGGAGGCACTTCCTAATCTGGTTGTGGATGAGGAGTACAGGGGACCTGTTCAAGACCCACCCACAAAGAGACGGAGAACATTGGGGGAAGACAGGCAACACCATTTGGCACTGGAGGTAAGCACTAGCTGCTTGGTCTGATTTAAATCGGATCATCAGATAAAATCTAATGACGATGCTGTCAGATGTCATTTGATATAGTGGtcatgactgttttgttttgttatggacagattttttttttcagaataatGATTAACATGAGACATGTGCCAAAGTCTTACCACTGAATCTAACTCTTACCAATTATATATTATTGGATAGGTGTGCGACACCATTATGAGCCATGCCAAGGAGAGGTTTTCTTTCACCAAGCACCTTGTCAGCGCCACTCTGTTGCAAGGAGACTTGTTCCAACAACACAGCAAAAATTTTCCAGATGCAGCACTACAAACCACAGTGGAAGCCTATCCCTCATTGGACAAAGCCAGACTTAAAACAGAACTGTCCCTGATCTACGACAACGAGGAGTTTCAGAGTTGTAGTGGTGCGCTGGCGCTCTATCAGGTTCTGATGGAAAACAACCTTCAAGACACATTCACCGAAACTGTAAGTCTTCTTAACATCCTCATCACCACACCAATGACAACATCAGAATCGGAGAGGTGTTTCTCTACTTTAAAGAGGATAAAAACTTTCCTGAGAAACAATATGGCTCAGGATCGGCTCAACGCTCTGGCTATGCTGTCCATAGAGAAAAAACTCACACAAGAACTTCCTGATTTCAACACCAGGGTCATCGAGAAATTTGCCACTCAGAAAGACAGACGAGCAAAGTTCTTGTACAAATAAGAACCCTTAACCATATTTACTCTCTTTCTccatccctctctctttctctctttagcCCACCCCCCCAATCAGTTTACAGTTGTTGTTTTCAATagttatttttcattcattcaaaaaaaaaaaaaatctgttcatGTTCATTTTTACAAATCTATACAAATGGCCAGAATATGGTTGTTCATTTTTACAAATCTATACAAATGGCCAGAATATGgttgttcattttaaatttaaattaaaattgtgTTGTTTGATGTACTCATTAAATGGGTCATTTTAGTCGATATCATAAAAATTGCCCCCCCTGAGATTTTTTTCAGGAGCCGCCACtgccgatacgtaatatcggatcggtccatctctacttggcacagatgtttctgtacacttTGTTGGCCACTTTGTTACAGTGTTCCATGTGtaccctgcctgctagcatcttgcaccctgctgttatgtgctggattttctcaggggcatctttacacagcctcctcctggggtcttgcctggtgtgatatggatcttgtgctcagagcttgttcctgtgttCCCATGATAaatgcctctgtgctgtcttttggttcagctttgtccagccactggtaggatttctggatgtcaccCACTTCCTCTATGCAGGAGCCTGTCCTTCCATTAtggttcctcctcttgctcctccttcttgggtttctgctgcctgaggtatccACAGAGCACATGGCTGGTcgtggccatcttcctgatgtacttatgaatgttcgttgtctcatcctggactgtggtactGACACTCACAAGTCCCCGGCCTTCTTCCAATAGTTGTTAACTATTTGAGATGGGGTTTTTTATGTAATGTGTGGcctataatttttttaatgaaaaaaaatctagtaGATTGACTGATTAGGATTTTataattttgtattttgaaaaggaaaattTGAAATTTGTCATTTAGTGTGCCTAGATAAACCTTATTGAAGCAGAAGGTGGGATTTAACAGAAATTGCTTTTATTTCCAACCGAATCCTAGTAATTGTGACCTTACCATCCAAATTTAGATTTCTGGgttcattaaataattattgagTTTAGATGTAAAATGACTACCGTCTATAAAATCCCCTACTTTGTGTTGCTGCTCAATAATCAAGCTGTACTTACTGTTACTGCACCCTTTCTCACACTTTGTGATTATTTTTAGTGCTCTGTCAATGTAGATGTGCTAAAAGAGAAATTTAAATATATGATTAGGTCAAACCGACTTGACTGTATTTTGAGGAAGTTGGTCAAAAGAGTCTTGTAAGCAAAATTTCTGCTTTGGGTTCTCACACTTTACTCTCCCCTCACTCTGACGGAAGTGTTTAAAGTCCTTCACTTGGTGAAGCAAATCATCCGTGATCGGGAGTGGGTACTCCACCCTTGGTCATGAATCCAGTGCATGGTGGAGACTATACCTTTATAAAGCTAACAAAATCGCATCATGTGCAAAATGCAAGATAAAATCCTGATGGCAGTAAAGAGCCTCCACTACCTGGCATTTGTACTAAGTGTGTGCTAGTTGAATGGATGGAGGACATTTACAGGAACTGAAAAAGCAGAACATTTACTCAGCACTCACCATAACAAACAGATATAGACTATCAACACTAGAAATGCTTAGAGAACAAAAGCCTGTCACTCCTATTTCTGTAGAAAAGATTCCAATCAGCATCATATTAATGCTCGTCTCAGCAGCTCAACTGGGTGAAGAACTGATTTCTACGTCACATTCATCTCTTGAAGTAGTTGACTACTGCACATAGTAGGCCTTTTGTTTGTGCAGTACCTTTGTGAAATCTGATATCATATATGCTGTGCTGTTCTGTGCAGTGCTGTGTATATTTTCAGTGCTGTTTAtctttttattatctttatttaaccaggaaaaaaaatatcctTTGAGATTCAAAAAAACTCTTTTACAAGGATGTCCTGGACATCAAGTATCAAGCAAGTATCTGCACTGTAGTTTTCTGTACActtaaaatacacacaaatatagGTGCTGTTACAGTAGAACCAACTCTGGAAATGACCACCACAAGAGTAAACATAAAATTGTCATGGTCCTTCAGTCCtgccattttttatttctcgctcTCTATCTCGGTTTTctccctcttctctctctgctggtgtgtgtgtgtgtgcaataaCCACACTTTATCTTTCAGGGGTGGTTCCTCACCCGGCCTGACACATCTGCAGTAATCAACTCGCCTGCTTCCCATCTGGTGATCAGTTAGTACCCTTTAAATACAGAGGATGTTCATTCAGTCAGTGCTTGAGGTTTAAACCAGTTGTGATAGATTCTTACCTGtggtctgtgtttctctgcttctgTCCAGAAGCTGGATCTTTTTTCCTTGTGGACAATTGATTTGAGAGAGCTGGacagagttgtttttttttttgcagtcaaGCTTTGGAGACAGAGAATACTCTACTAGACCACTTGCTTGGATTACTTTACATAAGGATTGTGCATTTTTCCCCTGTTTAAAGACACTGTAAATAGTTCCTGtacttcactgtaaataaactcacaGTATTGGCATTGTGAGTCTCGCGTTTGGGTCCTTCCTGATCTAAAGTTATGAAAAAAATAGTAGTTCTTAGATGAGgaatgcacttgtagagtcCATAATTTTTGATTAAATAAGTGAACATTTTGACCACCCTGGTTTACACACTATAAAGGTAGCTTGCCATTTCTGTGgtaatttaatgttttaaaaaaattaaaaattgaaCATTTTCATGAAGTGAGAAAAACTCAGTGGTCTCCCTTATTTAAAGGAAGAACAGTAACTTTGGACAGCagatctgttttcatttttgtaaaaCAATGGATCCAAAAATCTAAACAGatgaaagacaaaagtggaATACAGACTaacaaacatgatttttttttgtttatgttttttctccctgtccCATACTGTTCCACTCGAGTGTCATAGTTTATTCAATCTTtattatatctatctatctatctgtctgtctgtctgtctgtctgtctgtctatctatctatctatctatctatctatctatctatctataaatCTTCAGCAGTCAGTGACAGACTCCACACCCATTTCTGTTTTGTGATTCAGGTTTTAGAGACTTCAAACTGTTTCTGCCTGGAAAACACTTTGGGTCAAACTGTAGTTTGGTTTACTAAAAGCTTCTATTGGCTTAGTCCATACACAGACACAAGTGATGTCTTAGAAAGTGTGAACACacaactttaaaataaatatatttatacttttaatatattttatttgtactttaaATAGTGCTTGGTACAGACTTGCCAGCGTCTGTACTGGTGCATCATGCTGCTCAAAGCACAGCTAACATGTTGTGACATTTACTGATAGAAGTTATAAAAGAATTATTCTTTCCAAAAAATAAGCAAAGGTGTCAAGAATCAGCTGTCTGCCGTTTGCTGCACAGCAACCAGACTGTACTTGCTGTGGTGTTACTGTGAAGTTTCTTGTGTGATGTGAGTAGTTTGGTGCTCTCCAAATGTggtcaaagacaaagaaaaagggtgtttgctgttgttgtcactgagtgGCTGCACTGATGAAAGACACATGAAGTAAAACCAGGAACTTTTGAGTACTTTGAGGAAGTTGGCCAAAAGGGTTCTGCAGACATATTTTCTGCAAATGATGTGAGTTCAGTTGCATAGCTCTCTGCAACAATTTTCTTCTTTCTACTTAAGGGGCCTGGGACAGTGTCCACTGGTTCTTGTTGTAGTGTTtgtttaaagaaattatttttagaGTAACTTTAGATGTATAAATTCAGAGCTTCTCGAAATACTTCCATCAGTCACGTTTGGGGCTATGCAAGAACCATGTGGATGTCAAGACTGTTCATTCTGCAATCGGCAAATCTGAATCTGTGAGTCGCCATGTGATTTATTAGTGTGGATGCTGGTTAAGTATTGTTCTACTTTTCATCTTTCGTACGTTTTTTGGTACAGATGATGTGGTGGACAGTGGAAACGAGCATCCCTAGACCTTCTGGAGATCACCCTGTATGATGCTCCACTTACCAGCTGGAAATACAAACCAAGGTCTCACTTGTGGCACCTCCTTCATCTCTCTGGTCCTGGTCCACCACATTCAGAGCACTGCCCGAGACTTCCTGCTCAGCCAAAGATCAGGCCTGGTTAAAAGTACCTGCTTACTGGGACATTCAGGTTAATCCTGGACTGTAATAATAAGTCTTAAGAAttccatttttttgttgttgttttttattgttacccttttcagacattttatttAACTGTGTTATGTAACAAAATGTATGCTGTAGATagtttgtaaaaaacaaaaaaacaaaacaatgcaaaTAAAGGTGaagcatttacatttttatttacagaaatttaatctttttttttcaacaactTTTTCAAGCAAACCAAACAGTCTGTCCATTCTCTCTATTgcctcctctgctcttctttcCTCCATTTCCCTCTGCAAtctcatgtcctctctgattAAATCCAACAACGCATCATCCCcatccttctttcttttctcccttCTTTGCTCCACCTGGCACTCATCCTCCTGCTCTTCCTCATCCAACACTTGGTTACCCACTGCTGAACTGGGCTGTGGAGTGTCCTCCTGGATGGAGGCAATTAGGACTGGAGGCCTGGTA
It contains:
- the LOC109199458 gene encoding zinc finger MYM-type protein 1, which gives rise to MASIDHDLRQHLENATVFKGTSKTVQNEILDCMLAVLRERIVEEVKAAKFLAIQADETTDISTHCQLVMVLRYIDQRNRIHERFFEFIKLPNACADAIASALSERLRFILPQGQERKLIAQAYDGAAVMRGTTGGVQRKIQDIYANAHYVHCYAHQLNLVMQQATSHIPQISHFFSDIAGFASFFTKSSKRTAVLDEVVAHRLPSASATRWNFNSRAVNTVYEHKDDLVRCFQTIRNSEGFDAPTKRDAGGFVRMLEDEAFCFFLALFHKIMPHVDMLYNHLQKRNIDSVTIAGITQTFISRMQAIREALPNLVVDEEYRGPVQDPPTKRRRTLGEDRQHHLALEVCDTIMSHAKERFSFTKHLVSATLLQGDLFQQHSKNFPDAALQTTVEAYPSLDKARLKTELSLIYDNEEFQSCSGALALYQVLMENNLQDTFTETVSLLNILITTPMTTSESERCFSTLKRIKTFLRNNMAQDRLNALAMLSIEKKLTQELPDFNTRVIEKFATQKDRRAKFLYK
- the LOC109199459 gene encoding vascular cell adhesion protein 1, with product MFLANCTNCVCCEITDSPWRPNITIPGDLKEKESVTITCSALTPCPHSPPQLTWNLQQDSHNKIEENTDGSFTTKIQQTITLSDTHDGKKISCSARYPVNQGKDTKTAETEETLSVSYAPKDTSASISPSGLVSAGSWVKLTCSSRAKPPVSSFTWFKKSRDGAVKVSEGEIYSFNVTDGGVYYCVATNDLGNQASAEILVTVGDEQSGKLFGVCIVVKTLGITMLVATLVLFECWFRSRQFNKPETETIYMNKAASQSKKCLQQEDKNLGHQQC